A genomic window from Sphingobacterium sp. BN32 includes:
- a CDS encoding ligase-associated DNA damage response exonuclease, translated as MQIIEFRPQGIYCIPGKFYIDPWLPVDRAVITHGHADHARPGMGSYLCHRFTTPILKIRIGEAIQVQDVDYNEPVSINGVEVSLHPAGHIIGSAQVRLAYKGKVVVVSGDYKLQDDGLSTPFELVPCHEFITESTFGLPIYQWETVENLNKQLQNWIIRNQSYGKTSVFVGYSLGKAQRIMRAVQDMAPIHVHSSIARLNKAYESVGIVLPEYQTVDLREDLKYVDKNIVILPPSLVGTHVIKRIPHMAYAICSGWMSVRGARRWRSADAGFAVSDHADWNDLLRVTRETGAEKVYVTHGQTAVFSKYLNENGILAEEVKTDFGVEKEEALMNENEAI; from the coding sequence ATGCAGATTATCGAATTTCGACCACAAGGCATTTACTGTATACCTGGTAAGTTTTATATAGACCCATGGCTTCCTGTAGATAGAGCGGTTATTACACATGGGCATGCTGATCATGCTCGCCCTGGAATGGGAAGCTATTTATGCCATCGATTTACCACGCCCATTCTCAAAATACGAATTGGAGAAGCTATACAGGTTCAGGACGTAGATTATAACGAACCTGTATCCATCAATGGAGTCGAAGTTTCCTTGCACCCGGCGGGACATATTATTGGTTCGGCTCAAGTAAGATTAGCATATAAAGGTAAAGTCGTGGTTGTTTCGGGTGATTATAAGTTGCAAGATGACGGACTAAGTACGCCTTTTGAACTTGTGCCTTGTCATGAGTTTATCACGGAAAGCACCTTTGGACTCCCAATTTATCAATGGGAAACGGTGGAAAATCTCAATAAGCAATTGCAGAATTGGATTATTAGAAACCAATCCTATGGAAAGACTTCGGTGTTTGTCGGATATTCATTAGGAAAAGCACAGCGCATTATGAGAGCGGTGCAGGACATGGCGCCCATTCATGTGCATAGCTCTATCGCGCGATTAAATAAAGCGTACGAAAGCGTGGGCATCGTATTGCCCGAATATCAAACCGTGGATCTTCGCGAAGATCTGAAGTATGTAGATAAAAATATTGTCATCCTGCCGCCTTCGCTTGTTGGAACCCATGTTATCAAGCGCATTCCGCATATGGCTTACGCTATTTGCTCGGGCTGGATGTCGGTGCGTGGAGCAAGGCGATGGCGAAGTGCAGACGCTGGTTTCGCGGTAAGTGACCATGCCGATTGGAATGATTTATTACGTGTTACTCGGGAAACCGGTGCCGAGAAGGTTTATGTGACGCATGGGCAAACCGCAGTATTCAGCAAGTACCTCAATGAAAATGGAATCCTTGCAGAAGAAGTAAAAACCGATTTTGGGGTGGAAAAAGAAGAGGCATTGATGAATGAAAATGAAGCCATATGA
- a CDS encoding YaiO family outer membrane beta-barrel protein, whose product MKSTLIGILALALLCTLQSTILFAQDGTLNSDELFLRARTEAFDNKNYPAAVGLAKQALQKSPDYTDIGVFLGRLYTWMDQPDSARMIFKQLELQNTTDEDFHLAYGSMEYWEDQNEEALRVVNRGLSSHPKSTDLLLLKAKIFNASKRYTEANEQLNELLAVDPKNSGARELVNSIREQVGGNEVGVTYNWMHFDKQFADDWHIVGLSYKRRTSIGSFIFRTNLANKFGSSGTQFELEAYPRLSKIFYMYLGTGYSNSEGLFPKFRTGASLYANLPASFEAELGYRQLKFTENVWMYTASVGKYYKNFWFNARTYLTPGDSNISHSYAGTVRYYTKGADDYFGFIVGTGISPEENRENLLVGDSYKLKTFKTGLEYNLSVKEKNLFSISGTYYNVEYLPEVKDNQIDITVGYKRRF is encoded by the coding sequence ATGAAATCAACACTAATTGGCATTCTTGCCTTAGCCCTGCTATGCACTCTTCAATCTACTATCCTTTTCGCACAAGATGGAACGCTGAATTCGGATGAACTATTCTTACGAGCGCGTACCGAAGCGTTTGACAACAAGAATTATCCTGCAGCTGTGGGACTAGCAAAACAGGCGCTACAAAAAAGTCCAGATTATACCGATATCGGTGTTTTTTTAGGCAGGCTATACACTTGGATGGATCAGCCAGATTCGGCAAGAATGATATTTAAGCAACTAGAATTACAGAATACGACCGATGAGGATTTTCATTTGGCGTATGGATCGATGGAATATTGGGAAGACCAAAATGAAGAAGCGCTCCGTGTAGTGAACCGTGGTCTTTCTTCTCATCCAAAGTCTACTGACTTATTATTATTGAAAGCCAAGATATTCAATGCATCCAAACGTTATACCGAGGCTAATGAACAGTTAAATGAACTCCTCGCTGTGGACCCGAAAAATAGCGGCGCCCGGGAGTTAGTCAACTCAATCCGCGAGCAAGTGGGTGGCAACGAGGTAGGTGTCACGTATAACTGGATGCACTTCGACAAGCAGTTTGCCGATGATTGGCACATTGTAGGATTAAGCTATAAGAGGCGCACATCTATTGGATCTTTCATCTTTAGAACGAACTTAGCGAACAAGTTTGGCAGTAGCGGAACACAGTTTGAACTTGAAGCTTATCCCCGTTTATCTAAAATATTCTATATGTATTTAGGAACAGGCTACTCCAATAGCGAAGGTCTTTTCCCTAAGTTTAGAACGGGAGCATCCTTATATGCTAATTTGCCCGCAAGTTTTGAAGCCGAGCTAGGTTACAGACAATTGAAATTCACGGAAAATGTCTGGATGTATACTGCTTCTGTGGGTAAATATTATAAGAACTTTTGGTTCAACGCTAGAACGTATCTGACTCCTGGCGATAGCAACATCTCCCATTCGTATGCAGGTACAGTACGTTATTATACCAAGGGTGCAGACGACTATTTTGGATTCATCGTTGGTACTGGTATCAGCCCCGAAGAAAATAGAGAAAACTTATTAGTAGGCGATAGCTACAAGCTAAAAACCTTTAAAACTGGTTTGGAATACAACTTGAGCGTCAAGGAGAAAAACTTATTTTCTATCTCTGGAACATACTATAATGTAGAGTATCTCCCGGAGGTTAAAGACAACCAGATAGACATCACTGTCGGCTATAAACGTAGATTTTAA
- a CDS encoding AraC family transcriptional regulator — protein sequence MNLKVYDSETGNLTFNKEFINQKLVGKQELMEDIVNLNQLVDQGYYRELSFEGVHIGYGYLSHRKRIRFSFESDFETIEMHFALQGHSAAQVNLEHGTVEYVNFDHNIIYGNCLSGNMLWDSPELQVFEINFTPSFFKRFLPEGSEVFDQFRNRIEQRKSTLFGQRNARISAKMFQIIQDILTCKRQGVFKRMFLESKVIELLMLQFEQFSKEETFNSALSRSTVERIYAARDIIVNRIDADLTLMDLAHQVGTNECTLKKGFKEVFGTTVFAFWRDAKMDRAIELLEGGELRIAELAELLGYKNQKHFSTAFKSRFGISPSQFKG from the coding sequence ATGAATCTCAAGGTTTATGATAGCGAGACGGGAAATTTAACATTTAATAAAGAATTTATTAATCAAAAATTAGTTGGAAAGCAGGAACTAATGGAAGATATAGTCAACTTGAATCAGCTGGTAGATCAGGGGTATTATCGCGAACTATCTTTTGAGGGCGTACATATTGGTTATGGGTATTTATCACATAGGAAACGGATCAGGTTTAGTTTTGAAAGTGATTTCGAAACGATCGAGATGCATTTCGCATTGCAAGGGCATAGCGCTGCCCAGGTAAATTTGGAACATGGAACAGTTGAATACGTAAATTTCGACCATAATATCATTTATGGCAATTGTTTATCCGGAAATATGTTATGGGATAGCCCAGAGTTGCAAGTATTTGAAATTAACTTTACACCCTCATTTTTCAAACGGTTTTTACCGGAGGGGAGTGAAGTCTTCGATCAGTTTAGAAATCGAATCGAGCAACGTAAATCGACTTTATTCGGACAAAGGAATGCACGCATCAGTGCTAAAATGTTTCAAATTATTCAGGATATCTTAACTTGCAAACGTCAAGGTGTCTTTAAGCGAATGTTTTTAGAATCCAAAGTCATTGAGTTACTGATGCTGCAGTTCGAACAGTTTTCAAAAGAAGAAACTTTCAATAGCGCCTTAAGTCGAAGTACCGTCGAACGGATCTATGCTGCAAGAGATATTATTGTCAACCGTATTGATGCCGATTTGACATTAATGGATCTGGCACATCAAGTCGGGACCAATGAATGTACGTTGAAGAAAGGTTTTAAAGAGGTTTTTGGTACCACTGTTTTCGCTTTTTGGCGTGATGCGAAAATGGATCGGGCTATAGAATTGTTAGAGGGGGGAGAGTTGCGTATTGCAGAACTTGCGGAACTATTAGGCTACAAGAATCAGAAACATTTCTCAACAGCCTTTAAGTCAAGGTTTGGAATTAGTCCCAGCCAATTTAAAGGGTAG
- a CDS encoding siderophore-interacting protein has product MPRIPQWMADAMEKFFSGSYHASRVTEIEYLAPTLKYVRFEGDFSGVKTDFVAGNVVEIRVNETEFRHYTPSYFNREEGICDILFYLHDKGPGSRWAEQLRIGHQVKLLGPGRKMSFVKYASAHVVIGDETSIGLMQSISNASKLKSRPCFCFIEIQRKHSSWLEWINWEDSSYVPLCPSALEEAFRQYAEWIDNNNILPSYIAFYLSGNTDTIARFRKELIRKGYSNKQIQTYPYWAEGKIGL; this is encoded by the coding sequence ATGCCTAGAATCCCTCAATGGATGGCAGACGCCATGGAAAAATTTTTTAGCGGCAGTTACCATGCCTCTCGAGTCACAGAAATAGAATACCTTGCCCCTACCCTTAAATACGTACGCTTCGAAGGCGATTTTTCGGGGGTTAAGACAGATTTTGTTGCGGGAAATGTTGTAGAAATTAGAGTAAATGAGACAGAATTTCGACATTATACCCCTTCGTATTTCAACAGAGAAGAAGGAATTTGCGATATACTTTTTTATTTGCACGACAAAGGTCCCGGCAGCCGTTGGGCCGAACAACTGCGCATTGGTCATCAGGTAAAATTATTGGGCCCGGGTCGCAAAATGTCTTTTGTCAAATATGCGAGTGCACATGTGGTTATTGGTGATGAAACATCCATCGGGCTAATGCAAAGCATTAGCAATGCTTCAAAGCTGAAATCGCGCCCATGCTTTTGTTTTATTGAAATTCAGCGAAAACATAGTAGTTGGCTCGAGTGGATTAATTGGGAGGATAGCAGCTATGTCCCACTATGTCCGAGCGCGCTGGAAGAGGCTTTTCGGCAGTATGCTGAATGGATTGACAACAATAATATCCTACCCTCCTATATCGCATTTTACTTGTCGGGCAATACCGACACCATAGCGCGCTTTCGCAAGGAACTGATACGAAAAGGATATAGCAACAAACAAATACAAACTTATCCCTACTGGGCCGAGGGGAAAATCGGCCTCTAG
- a CDS encoding putative DNA modification/repair radical SAM protein — MITAEEKLSILADAAKYDVSCSSSGGKRKNEGGIGDSSRSGICHTYTEDGRCVSLLKILLTNYCIYDCAFCVSRRSNDIQRAAFSVNEVVQLTMNFYRRNYIEGLFLSSGIFKSADFTMERLMRIVKKLRTEERFFGYIHLKTIPGASEELIKEAGLYVDRMSVNLEIPTEEGLKQLAPEKDHESVRKPLQFVDQQKIMLAEEKKLMKHVPTFVPAGQSTQMVVGATSETDYDIMKISSEFYKTYHLKRVYYSGYIPINQDHSILPQVGTAPPLIRENRLYQTDWLLRFYNFKLDEILNPNHQDLDLDIDPKLSWALRNPQLFPIDVNTADYAMILRIPGVGRGSALKIIQARKFGKLYEHHLKKIGIAFNRAKYFMRYADSTRNWGDLQMASVKSSILATGTSKYLPKTPNNQLSLFA, encoded by the coding sequence ATGATTACAGCAGAGGAAAAGCTATCGATATTAGCAGACGCAGCGAAATATGACGTCAGTTGTAGTTCCAGCGGCGGGAAGAGGAAAAATGAGGGCGGAATCGGTGACTCATCTCGTTCGGGTATTTGTCATACCTATACAGAAGATGGGCGCTGCGTTTCCCTTTTAAAGATTTTGCTTACCAACTATTGTATATACGATTGCGCATTCTGCGTCAGTCGCCGCAGCAACGATATTCAGCGAGCTGCATTTTCAGTGAATGAGGTCGTTCAACTAACGATGAATTTCTACCGAAGAAATTATATTGAGGGTCTTTTTTTAAGTTCGGGCATCTTTAAATCGGCAGACTTCACGATGGAGCGCTTGATGCGTATTGTAAAAAAGTTGAGAACAGAGGAACGTTTCTTCGGCTATATACATCTGAAAACAATTCCCGGCGCGAGTGAAGAGCTTATCAAGGAGGCAGGACTTTATGTGGATCGGATGAGTGTAAATCTAGAGATTCCTACGGAGGAGGGACTAAAACAACTAGCGCCGGAAAAAGATCATGAGTCTGTACGGAAACCGCTGCAATTCGTTGATCAGCAAAAGATCATGCTTGCTGAAGAAAAAAAGTTGATGAAGCATGTGCCTACGTTTGTTCCGGCAGGGCAAAGTACGCAAATGGTGGTTGGGGCGACTTCAGAGACGGATTATGACATCATGAAAATCTCATCCGAGTTTTACAAAACCTATCACCTTAAGCGCGTCTACTACAGCGGCTATATTCCCATCAATCAAGATCATAGCATACTGCCGCAGGTCGGGACTGCTCCTCCGCTGATTCGAGAGAATAGACTCTATCAGACTGATTGGCTTTTAAGGTTTTACAATTTCAAGCTGGATGAGATTCTCAATCCGAACCATCAAGATTTGGATTTAGATATTGATCCGAAATTAAGCTGGGCTTTGCGCAATCCTCAACTCTTTCCAATCGACGTTAATACAGCAGACTATGCCATGATTTTGCGTATTCCTGGTGTAGGTCGGGGCTCGGCACTGAAAATTATACAGGCGAGGAAGTTTGGAAAGCTCTATGAGCATCATTTGAAAAAAATTGGCATCGCTTTCAATCGTGCAAAGTATTTTATGCGCTATGCTGACTCCACACGAAATTGGGGCGACCTGCAAATGGCGTCTGTGAAAAGCTCAATATTAGCTACCGGAACGAGCAAATATCTCCCGAAGACTCCGAATAATCAATTAAGTTTGTTTGCATGA
- a CDS encoding pyridoxamine 5'-phosphate oxidase family protein: MSTENLNNKEAIDKLREMVDKIDIGMLCSFKKDEKQPHAVPMSRQEVDEQGNIWYLFSKQSETYQHLQDDRQVSLIYAQPKDYEFLTINGHAEISRDEARIEKYWNKMMEGWFEKGKDDPNIQVLKVVPNDAYYWDQKSSKLVTLLKVAANAVTGNNFDVGRDGKLSL, from the coding sequence ATGAGTACTGAAAACTTAAATAACAAAGAAGCAATCGATAAATTAAGAGAGATGGTCGATAAGATTGATATTGGGATGCTGTGCAGCTTTAAAAAAGACGAAAAGCAACCGCATGCTGTGCCAATGAGCCGACAGGAGGTTGATGAGCAGGGCAATATATGGTATCTGTTTTCGAAACAAAGTGAAACTTATCAGCATCTCCAAGACGACCGACAAGTTTCGTTAATCTATGCACAACCTAAAGACTATGAGTTTTTGACTATCAATGGGCATGCTGAAATTTCTAGAGATGAAGCACGCATTGAAAAGTACTGGAACAAGATGATGGAGGGTTGGTTCGAAAAAGGAAAAGATGACCCCAACATTCAGGTGCTAAAGGTTGTTCCTAATGACGCTTATTATTGGGACCAAAAGTCGAGCAAACTAGTTACCTTGTTGAAAGTAGCTGCCAACGCAGTAACGGGTAACAATTTCGACGTCGGCAGAGATGGAAAGCTATCCCTTTAA
- a CDS encoding lipocalin family protein: protein MNYKTCLKIALGSAILIAPFLISSCKTVKVPPGVNVVDNFDIKSYAGKWYEIARFDFKHEKDMNQVTAEYSLNEDGTIKVLNKGYDTKKGEWKESEGKADFVGDPTKGALKVSFFGPFYSGYNVVAMDPAYENVLVFGESTDYIWFLSRNKTMPERVKEAFVKKAMDAGYDMNRLVWTEQK, encoded by the coding sequence ATGAATTATAAGACCTGTCTTAAAATAGCGTTGGGCTCCGCAATACTGATCGCCCCATTTTTAATTAGTTCATGTAAAACCGTCAAAGTACCTCCTGGAGTAAATGTTGTCGACAATTTCGACATAAAATCTTACGCAGGAAAGTGGTATGAAATCGCACGCTTTGATTTTAAGCACGAAAAAGATATGAATCAAGTGACGGCCGAATATTCACTGAATGAGGATGGAACGATTAAAGTCTTGAATAAAGGTTATGACACAAAAAAGGGAGAGTGGAAAGAATCTGAAGGGAAAGCGGATTTCGTTGGCGACCCGACCAAAGGAGCTTTAAAAGTTTCATTCTTTGGTCCTTTTTATTCCGGCTATAATGTGGTCGCTATGGATCCTGCCTACGAGAATGTTCTGGTTTTCGGCGAAAGCACAGACTATATTTGGTTCTTGTCTCGTAATAAGACTATGCCTGAACGTGTAAAGGAGGCCTTTGTAAAGAAAGCGATGGACGCAGGCTACGATATGAACAGACTTGTTTGGACGGAACAAAAATAA
- a CDS encoding ATP-dependent DNA ligase, translated as MKEFAQLINSLDSTNKTSLKTEAIVQYLEHAENRDKLWFLSLFTGRRPKRQVSTALMREWVKEIVDIPDWLFMESYSSVGDLAETISLLLPNPTGSVDLALSEWMDRILDLHDKSDEEKKAFVLHAWQGLPHQERFIFNKLLGGSFRVGISAKSLINAIALYSGLDASAVAHSIMGEWLIDDVDFDLLIKGQYVNTNLSKPYPFCLAYPLENLEKTIVDPQEWQAEYKWDGIRGQIIKRADEIFIWSRGEELVTDQFPELVREFSNWHGDFVLDGEILAILDGEVLNFTFLQKRLNRKSVTDKMQRDIPVSMLLYDLLELNQEDLRHTAMASRRERLEQLFQENQSSSIRLSPLIEFQDLDTLHALRASARENNSEGLMLKHKNSIYHAGRKRGDWWKWKIDPLSIDAVLIYAQKGSGRRSGYYTDYTFAVRDGDKLVSIAKAYSGLTDKEIQEVSRFINKNAIEKFGPVRTVKPELVFEIAFEGIGWSSRHKSGIALRFPRIARWRRDKTVEEIDELEEVKKLIK; from the coding sequence ATGAAAGAATTTGCTCAACTGATCAACAGCTTGGACAGTACCAATAAGACATCGCTTAAAACGGAAGCGATCGTGCAATATTTGGAGCATGCCGAGAACCGGGATAAACTCTGGTTTTTGAGCCTGTTCACAGGGCGGCGCCCAAAGCGACAGGTCAGTACAGCGCTAATGCGCGAGTGGGTTAAAGAAATCGTGGATATCCCAGATTGGCTTTTCATGGAGTCCTATTCATCCGTCGGGGATCTTGCAGAGACTATTTCTTTATTGTTGCCCAATCCCACCGGCAGTGTTGATTTGGCATTGTCCGAATGGATGGATAGAATTCTAGATCTGCACGATAAAAGCGATGAGGAAAAGAAAGCTTTTGTGCTTCATGCCTGGCAGGGTCTGCCGCATCAGGAACGCTTTATTTTTAATAAACTGTTAGGAGGTAGCTTCCGCGTTGGTATTTCAGCGAAAAGTCTAATCAATGCGATTGCACTTTATAGTGGGCTCGATGCCTCTGCCGTTGCTCATAGCATTATGGGAGAGTGGTTGATAGATGATGTAGATTTTGATTTGCTCATCAAAGGACAGTATGTCAATACCAATCTTTCGAAACCCTATCCATTTTGCCTCGCTTACCCCTTAGAAAATCTTGAAAAAACTATTGTTGATCCGCAAGAATGGCAGGCAGAGTATAAATGGGATGGCATTCGTGGACAAATAATTAAAAGGGCGGATGAAATTTTTATCTGGTCGCGAGGGGAGGAACTTGTGACCGATCAATTCCCGGAATTAGTGCGGGAATTTAGTAACTGGCATGGAGATTTCGTTCTGGATGGTGAGATTTTAGCCATCCTCGATGGAGAAGTTTTAAACTTTACGTTTCTGCAGAAGCGACTGAATCGGAAGTCAGTCACAGATAAAATGCAACGGGATATTCCCGTTAGCATGTTGCTCTACGATTTATTAGAGTTAAATCAAGAAGATCTTCGACACACAGCGATGGCATCGCGACGGGAGAGACTAGAACAGCTATTCCAAGAGAATCAATCCAGTTCCATTAGACTATCCCCCTTGATCGAATTTCAAGATCTTGATACCCTGCATGCCCTGCGTGCTTCTGCGCGGGAGAACAATAGTGAAGGCCTGATGTTAAAACATAAGAATTCTATTTATCACGCCGGAAGGAAGCGTGGCGATTGGTGGAAATGGAAAATTGACCCCCTATCCATCGATGCCGTGTTAATTTATGCGCAAAAGGGTAGTGGACGACGTAGTGGATACTATACGGATTACACATTTGCGGTGCGTGACGGGGACAAACTGGTCAGCATCGCCAAAGCCTATTCCGGGCTGACGGATAAGGAAATTCAGGAAGTAAGTCGTTTTATAAATAAAAACGCGATTGAAAAGTTCGGACCCGTACGAACGGTCAAGCCCGAGTTGGTATTCGAAATTGCCTTTGAAGGAATTGGATGGAGTTCGAGACATAAATCAGGGATAGCCTTGCGATTCCCTCGTATTGCTCGCTGGCGCAGAGACAAGACCGTAGAAGAAATTGACGAGTTGGAAGAAGTAAAGAAATTGATCAAATAG
- a CDS encoding FAD:protein FMN transferase, which yields MQRALLCIIFIVTGLPISFAQVQIRRAMTLMGSQFEITLVDQDSSIANSRIDQAVAEIERIENLISEWRSHTQIAEVNRNAGIKAVQVDRELLELTQRALYFSKISDGAFDISIAALDKVWRFDGSMEEKPSAVEIQKSIAHVGYQYIEIDSVHSTIFLKKPNMKIGFGSIGKGYAADRGRQLMQDLGVQAGMINASGDIASWGQQVNGKAWSIGVLNPFRSHKMIKVLKFHEHAVATSGSYEKYVEFDDVRYSHIIDPKTGYPATGVVSVTVYGPSAEFANGLSTSMMVLGVKEGRKLAKQFPKYKFIIIADNKRIYR from the coding sequence ATGCAGCGAGCCCTATTATGCATTATTTTTATTGTTACCGGACTACCGATTAGCTTTGCACAGGTGCAGATTCGTCGCGCGATGACCTTGATGGGCTCCCAATTTGAGATAACCCTGGTCGATCAGGACAGCAGTATCGCAAATAGCCGCATTGATCAAGCCGTCGCTGAGATCGAGCGCATTGAGAATTTGATTTCGGAATGGCGCTCGCATACGCAAATTGCTGAAGTTAATCGGAACGCTGGAATTAAAGCCGTACAAGTGGACCGGGAACTGTTAGAACTGACCCAAAGAGCCTTATATTTTTCGAAAATAAGCGATGGCGCATTCGACATCAGCATTGCAGCACTTGACAAAGTTTGGCGATTTGACGGCAGTATGGAAGAAAAGCCAAGCGCAGTTGAAATACAAAAATCCATTGCTCATGTAGGCTATCAATATATCGAAATCGACAGCGTCCATTCAACCATATTCCTTAAGAAACCAAATATGAAAATTGGCTTTGGCTCTATCGGAAAAGGCTATGCAGCCGATCGAGGTAGACAGCTGATGCAAGACCTAGGCGTGCAAGCAGGCATGATCAATGCATCGGGCGATATAGCTTCTTGGGGTCAACAAGTAAATGGCAAAGCTTGGTCTATCGGCGTATTGAATCCCTTCAGATCGCATAAGATGATTAAAGTGCTAAAGTTTCATGAACATGCGGTCGCCACCTCGGGTAGCTATGAGAAATATGTAGAATTTGATGATGTGCGATATTCCCACATCATCGATCCCAAAACGGGTTATCCTGCGACTGGAGTCGTAAGTGTGACGGTTTATGGTCCATCGGCAGAGTTTGCCAACGGCCTTTCCACCTCCATGATGGTATTGGGCGTTAAAGAAGGTAGAAAATTGGCTAAGCAATTCCCGAAATATAAGTTCATCATTATTGCTGACAATAAAAGGATATATCGATAA
- a CDS encoding TIGR03915 family putative DNA repair protein, which translates to MTYYIFDGSYLGYLTAFFHSFQDRELEAVPMIQEKLESSLFATKVYINTDHERAKRILKGLEKHIAKDRVHDFYRNFLSEDVHAWRIGFKLMRSIFTNNPNILKNYADADALAFSQSIKKMGRERHRMKAFIRFSKSADDLYSTVIEPDFNVLPLIISFFKKRFADQRWLIYDVKRRYGYLYDLRDIQEVTLSDASNSNGDLAIQIELDQQETHYQQLWKAYFKATNIVARKNIKLHVQHVPKRYWKYLVEKQD; encoded by the coding sequence ATGACCTACTATATTTTTGATGGCAGCTACCTAGGTTATCTAACTGCATTTTTCCATTCCTTTCAAGATAGAGAACTGGAGGCAGTACCCATGATTCAAGAGAAGTTGGAATCAAGTTTATTTGCTACGAAAGTTTATATCAACACAGATCATGAACGTGCTAAGCGGATTTTAAAGGGGTTGGAAAAGCATATAGCGAAAGATCGTGTTCATGATTTTTATCGAAACTTTCTTTCGGAAGATGTACATGCATGGCGTATCGGATTCAAATTAATGCGGAGTATCTTCACAAATAATCCCAATATCTTAAAGAACTATGCCGATGCGGACGCTCTGGCTTTTTCCCAATCGATTAAAAAAATGGGGAGAGAGAGACATCGAATGAAAGCTTTCATCCGCTTCAGCAAATCTGCAGATGATTTATATAGTACCGTTATTGAACCTGACTTTAATGTCTTGCCGCTGATTATTTCCTTCTTTAAAAAGCGATTTGCCGATCAGCGTTGGTTAATCTACGATGTGAAACGTCGTTACGGTTATCTCTACGATTTGCGGGATATACAAGAAGTAACACTTTCCGATGCTTCCAACAGCAATGGAGACTTGGCGATTCAGATCGAATTGGATCAACAAGAAACACATTATCAGCAGCTATGGAAAGCTTATTTTAAAGCAACTAATATCGTAGCACGTAAGAATATTAAGCTGCATGTACAGCACGTCCCGAAGCGTTATTGGAAATATTTAGTCGAAAAACAGGATTAG